ATTCGGGTGGCAGCACCGACCCCTTATTCCTATGACCTGGCGATGGGGGTTCGTAAGGATTGGCCTGAACTGGTGAGCATACTTGATAAAGGTTTGAACACGCTGGATGCCCGCGATCGTGCCGCCATTAAAAACAGTTGGATGGCCATTAATATCCAGTTTGGGACAGATCTTCGTACCATTTTAATCTGGGTTTTACCGATTGGTATCGTGCTGTTATTGATCATTGGTATGACGTTATTTTGGAACCGGCGTTTGGGGCAGGAAATTGAACAGCGGCAGAGAGCTGAAGGGGAGATGAAAAAGCTCTCACTGGCTGTGGAGAACAGTCCATCCATGGTGATGATAACCGACCCCCATGGAATAATAGAGTATGTGAACCCCCGGTTTGTTGAGGTTACTGGTTTTGAGTGCTCAGAATTAGAAGGAAAAACCGCCAGTATTTTAAAATCTGAACCAACGGTACCAGATCATTTTCAGACGATGTGGCAAACCATTAATAAGGGTCAGATTTGGCGGGGTGAGGTAGAGAATTGCAAAAAAAATGGAGAGCGTTACTGGGCATCCATCTCTATTAGTCCGGTTTTAAGGGAGGGGCAAATTGACCATTTTATCTCTCTACAGGAGGACATTACCGAACAGAAGCAGGTGGCCGAGGCGATCAAGGAGCGTGAAGAGCGCTTAGATTTAGCGCTACGGGGTGGAAACCTGGGGTTTTGGGATGTGGATTTGGAGACCGGTCATACGGTGGTTAACCATCGCTATTCTGAGATCTTTGGCTATGCCACCAAAGATATTAAGCAGATCCGTCAGTTGTGGATGGACTCCTTACACCCTGAGGATCGGGAGCAGGTACTCAAAGTAGGTGAGGCGTACCGTCAAGGTCGTATGGATGATTATGAAGTGGAGTATCGCATCCTGACCAAGGAAGGAGAGACCAGGTGGGTTGTCTCTAAAGGGGCTGGTGTGGTTTGGCACCAAGATGGACGCGTACGGCGTATGGTTGGAACCGTCCAAGATATTACCAACTTTAAGCAAGCTGAGTTGACCATTAAACAGAGTGAAGCCCGGTTTAGAAATTTAGTGGAAGGCTTTGGCTCAGGTTACTTTTTTTACTCCCATGATCGTGATGGTGTCTTTACCTATGTCAGCCCATCTGTGGAGAAAATGCTTGGCTATACCCCTGATGAATTCATGGTAAACTTTACTGAAATCCTCACCGACGCACCGATGAATGAGGGGGCTGAATTAAAGGCGCAGCACGTTATGCAGGGTGAGAAAGTTCCGGCCTATCAAGTAGAAGTAAAGAATAAGGATGGCCGCGTCTTTCAATTGCAGGTCTCAGAGGTACCCCATTATGATGAAAATGGAGAGGTAGTTGGGCTGGAGGGCATCGCCCATGACATTAGTGAGCTTAAGAAAGCTGAGAAGGAAATTCGTGATAGTCAGCATTTGATGACCATGTTGGTTGATAGTATTCCGTCGATTGTGTTTATGAAGGATCGCGATGAAAAGCATGTGCTGATCAACGACTATTTTAAAACAGCGCTGGGTGTGACGAGCGACGATGTTATTGGAAAAACAGTTTATGACTTTCCAATACCTAAAGAGGCGGCTGATCTCGTTCATCAACAGGATCGTAAAGTATTGGATGATGATGTTCGGATGGAATATGAAGAGAGCCTACCTAACCCAGAAGGTGAAATGCGTCACTATTTTACCCGAAAAATTCCCTTTCGTGATGTCCAAGGCCAGCCCATTGGCCTAGTGGGTATTGCTACGGATATTACCGAACGGAAAATTGCAGAGCAGGGTATTCAAGAAAAATTAACCGAGTTGGAAAAATTCAGCGCCGTCGCCATTGGTCGGGAACTACGCATGATCAACCTTAAACAGGAGATCAATGAACTGCGTACCCAGTTGGGTCATGAGACGCGCTATGAAATTCCGGAATAGGTTTAAGTATACGTTTATCGGTTCTTAGGTATAAGTAGGTGCAAGAAAATGAAAAACCATAAAAAAAACATGTTACGTGGGGTTGTACTATCTCTCACCTTATTGATGTTTACGCTTGTTCCTACACTGCTGTATGCAGGCACTATTGATTGGCATAAAGTACGTCGTTTGCAAGGGGAGGCTTTTTTAGAGTATGTCTCCTCTTTGGATCTTAAGGGCCAACAGGCCATCGATTTTTGGAAAAAAATCCCTCTAAGCCGGGCTAATAAACAGGTGAGTAACCTGTTTAGAAAAGAAGCCTTCGCCATCTATATGAAAAAATATCCTCGACCTGGTCTAAAAAGGGTAGAAGCCTTTGTTGCTGGAACCGGGCAAGATATTACAGGTCCCATCAGTGGCCAAAAACTCAAGCTACCCTTTACCTCTCTCTATCCATTGGCAGACGGTCCGATCGGTGATCCTAACCGTACCTACCGTGTTGCCTATACCATTCATGGTTTAAGTCACCCCTGGTTATTGAATAATGCGGACTCTGCCCAGTGGCAAGCGGACAGACACCCCAATGTAGCGTTAACCGTTTTAGACCCAGAGTTTGATAATGATAAGCAGGCGGCTCAGATCGATGCTTTGATCGAACAGAAGGTGGATGGCATTCTTGTTTGGCCGATGCAGGAGGCGCCCACAGGACCCCCGGTTGACCGAGCAAGTAAAGCGGGTATTCCCACAGTTTCTGTTGATCGTTTAGTGGGTAGCCGTGCTGTGCGGGCCCAGGTAACAGGTAACTTCCCAGCCAATGGTGCCCAGCAAGGGCTCTATCTTGTCCATCGCTTGCGCCAGGAGACGGGCAAGGTTGCGGGTAAAATTGTCATGATCCGCAAACCCCACGGCAGTACAGCAGACTCTATGCGTACGGGGCATTTTTTAAAAGTCATCAGCTATTTTCCAGATATCCAAATTTTAGAGAGCCATCATAACAGCAGTAACCGTGCGGTTTCTAAACAGCAGGTGGCTGCGGTTCTAGAAAAATATCCACACATTGATGCCATTTTTTGTACAGGTGCCGAACAGAGCATGGGGGCTGTTGCTGCGGTTGATGAAGCCAAACGCTGGCACAGTCGTACAGAGGGTCGGCGTATGATTATTCTTAATAATGATGACCTCTTTGAAGCATTAAAGGCTGTGGAAGAGGACAAAATAGCCATGACAGCACCCTATACACCCCTGCTTGGTGCGTTGGGTTTGCGGGTTTTACTTAAGACAATCATTGGCGAGCCTATACCTAAAAATGTGACCTCTCCTGATCTACCTATGGTTACACACCAAGGAGAAAACATCTTTGGTATCCCTACCATCCCTGTCAAAACGTGGGTTCCCTATTCTTATGGGCGGCGGTAGTTGGTTATGGCATCTTCTCTGAAAATTCGAACTCGGCTTCTGCTGTTGTTGTGTGCCATTAGCTTGGTTCCTTTAACGCTGGTCACACTTTTTTTATTAGACCGCTCACAGCAAGCGCTCTCTGAAGCTGCGTACGCTCAGCTACGTACGGTACGTGATACTAAAATTATTAATATTCAGCGCTATTTTGCTGAGAACCGTTCTGATATCAGTGTTCTTTCCAAAACATCCCACATGAGTAATGCGCTGGATGCCTTCTCTTCTGCCTTAACCGAAGAGGGGTTGGATCAATCACAATACGATTATTATGAGAGTTTAGATTTTGGCGATGGCTTTAAAAATTTTATGACCGAAAATGGTCATTACGATCTGATGTTAATCACGCTGGAAGGGGATATTGTTTACTCCGTCCGCAAGGAGTCTGATCTAACCAAAAATGTGTTGGCAAAACCGCTGGCAAAGACCCTTTTGGGGCAAAGTTTCAAAAAGGGCTTGGAGCAGGTTGTGACAACGGATTTCTCCCTTTATGGACCTTCAAAAGATCAACCCATCTCTTTTTTGCTGGCCCCCATTATTAATTTGGGGCAGACCCTTGGTGTGGTGGTGCTTAAAACCACACCTGAACGTATTAATGAGATTATGTCTGATCGCTCTGGTATGGGTAAAACCAGTGAGTCCTACCTGGTTGGTGCAGACTATCTTATGCGCTCAAATTCCTATTTAGATCCAACGAACCGTACCATGTCCACCTCCTTTACCAACCCGGATAAAGGGCATGTTAAGACCTATGCCAGTAAACAGGCCATGCTTGGTCAGACCGGCCAGAACATTATTCTCGACTACCGTCACATACCGGTCCTGTCGGCTTATGCTCCCCTTGAATTGGAGTTTGGTCGGTACGCCTTAATGGCAGAGATTGATGAGTCGGAGGCTTTTGCCCCGATCTATCAACTGCAACGGCTGATGTGGCTTGTTGGGGGAGGGGGGTTGTTGCTGGTATTGGCCACAGCACTCATTTTTGCCACGCTGATCAGCCGGCCCATTGTTCTTTTAACCCAGGCTTCTAAAGAGATTTCAGAAGGTAATTTAGAGCAGAATATCGTGGTTAAAAGTGGTGATGAGTTGGGGATTTTATCGGACAATTTTAACCGAATGCGTCTCTCTATTCGTGAGAATTTACACCAGCTTCATGAAAAAAAAGAGGAGCTGGACCAAACCAACGCCGGTTTGGAGCATAAAGTGATTCAGCGAACCCAAGAGCTTGAAAAAGAGCGGGATCAGCTGAAAGAGATTTTTAATACCAGCCCGGTCGCGGTATCGATTATTACCGATGGCACGTTTCGTTTTGTCAATAAAATGATGCGCGATACGTTTGCGATGGAAGAAGGGGATGCGGCTGCCCAGGTTTTTGTAGATATTCAAGTATGGGATGAGATCTTAGCATCCATATCCCAGTGTGGTATTTACCAGGACTCTGATGTCTGTTTTCATGGGCGTGATGGTCAAATCCACCATATGGTGGCCACCTTTTACACCATTCACTTTCAAGGGGGAAATGGGCTGTTGGGGTGGGCGATTGATATTACCGAACGTAAACGTATGGAGGATGAAGTTCGCCGAATTGCTTTTCAGTCTGATCAGGCCCTGGATCTGGCGAAATCAGGATATTGGTATGTCTCCTTTGATGATCCGGATCATTACATCTCCTCTGAACGGACGGTGGCGTTGTTTGGTGACCCGCCACGACCCCCGAACTATCGCTATAATATTCAGAATGAGTGGTACAACAACCTGTTGGCGGCAGACCCCGACGTGGCAGCAAAGGCACTAAAAAATTATCAGTCTGCTATTTTAGGTGAGGTGCCGTTTTATGATGCAACCTTTGCCTATAAACGTCCTTTAGATGGTCGCGTTGTGTGGATCCATGCCCTGGGCCATGTGGTGCGGGATGATGATGGTAAACCCACAGACATGTATGGCGTGACCATGGATGTGACCGAAAGTAAGCGTTTGGAGCTTGAGTTAAAGGGACGTATTGATGAGCTGGCGGATGCCCGGCGCGCAAGCCTCAATATGATGCTGGATCTGGAAGAAGAGAGAAAGCTTGCGGAGCAATTGCGAGAAAAGGCGGATGAGGCCAACCAGGCAAAATCAGACTTTTTGGCCAATATGTCCCATGAAATCCGTACGCCTATGAATGCCATTATCGGTATGAGCCATTTAGCACTGCGTACAACACTGGATGCCAAGCAGAGAAACTATATCGAAAAAGTCCATCGCTCGGCGGAGGCTCTCTTAGGCATTATTAATGACATTCTCGATTTTTCAAAAATTGAGGCTGGTAAACTGGATATGGAGCAAGTGCCCTTCCGGTTGGAGGATGTCCTGGAAAATCTCGCCAATCTGGTTGGTTTAAAGGCAGAAGAGAAAGGTTTGGAGTTGCTGTTTGATACCGACCAAGAGACCCCAATGGCATTGGAAGGGGACCCGCTACGACTGGGGCAGATTCTTATTAATTTGGGTAATAATGCGGTTAAGTTTACCGATCGTGGAGAGATTGTTCTCTCCACCAAAGTACGTGAAATTGAGCATGGAGAAGCCCTCTTCCATTTTGCTGTTCGAGATACCGGTATTGGTATGACACCCGAGCAACAGGGCAAGCTATTTCAATCCTTCAGTCAGGCAGACAGTTCAACATCACGTAAATATGGTGGCACAGGACTGGGCCTAACCATTTCCAAACGGCTCTCTGAAATGATGGGTGGAGAGGTGTGGGTTGAGAGTGAGCAAGGGGTGGGGAGCACATTCCAGTTTACCGCTCGCTTTGTGATCCAAGCCAACCCCAAACCCCGTTTAATCGTTAAAGAGGAAGAGCTAACAGGGCTTAGGGTTTTGGTGGTGGATGATAATGCAACGGCACGGGAGATTCTCTCCACCATGGCTGTGAGCTTTGGTATGGAGGTGGATGTTGTAAGTAATGGTTCCCAGGCATTAACAGAAACCGCGGTGATGGATGAAAAGGGTATTCCTTATCATATCATTCTCATGGATTGGCAGATGCCGGGTATGGATGGGGTTGAGTGTTTAAAGCAGTTACAACAGTCTGTGCAGCATGCCCCCCCTGCAGTCATTATGGTGACAGCCTTTGGACGTGAAGAGGCCATGCATGCTGCTGAGCAAAAAGGGGCAGATGTACCCTTTGTGTTATCCAAACCCGTGACACCTTCTTCTCTGTTAGATGCCATTGGCCATGTGCTTGGCCGGGGTGTGATCCGAGGTGCAGGCAGTGAACATAGAACCGTTGAAGATAGTGATGCAGAGCGGCACTTAAGAGGGGCGCATGTGCTGCTGGTTGAGGATAACGAGGTGAACCAGGAGTTGGCTTTGGCTCTGTTGGCCAATGCTGGGGTAACGGCCAAAACAGCGGAAAATGGTGCCTTGGCACTGGAGCTTCTTAGCTGTGGTGAAGTCTTTGATGGTGTGTTAATGGATGTTCAAATGCCGGTTATGGATGGCTACACTGCAACCCAAGAAATTCGCAAGCAGAGTCAATATGATGCACTCCCTGTTATTGCCATGACGGCTAATGTTATGGCCGATGATCTGGAAAAAGCTCGGAATGCGGGGATGAACGGCCATATTGGTAAGCCCATTAATGTACGGGAAATGCTATCCACCATGGCAAAATGGATCACCCCTGCACACCCAGTAGAGAGCGTGGTCAGAGATGATTCTGATGATGTGCAAGCGCCCTCTGCCTTCATCGCTTTGGCGGGGATTGATACCGAAGCGGGTATGGAGCGTATGGGGGGGAATGCAGTTGCTTACGGTAAGCTATTGAAAAAGTTTGCTCAGAACCAGTCAGATGCCATTGAGCAAATCACAGAGGCTATGGCACAACAGGATCAAACCTTATCCATTAGGCTGGCCCATACACTTAAAGGTGTGGCAGGAAATATTGCTGCCCAGATGTTGTACCAAGTGGCTGAAAAGTTGGAAACTTCACTAAAAGAAGGGGATGACATACAGGCGGGTCTGGATCTTACAGAGGTTTCAGATCAGCTCTCTGTGGTATTGACGGCCATTGCCTCGTTGGATGCTGAGCAAGCAACCGATCATGTCGGCACGTCAACGGTCGATGAACAAGTGATCCAGTCTGAACTTCAGCGGCTACGTGATCTGCTGGAAGATGATGATTCAGAAGCGACGGATGCTGTGGAACATTTAAGAACACTGCTGCCTGAACAAAGCTTGGCCAGTGAGCCGTTGAAGATGATTGAAACAGCCGTTGATGGTTATGATTTTGATGAAGCTTTAGAAGCTTTAGACCAGCTGACGAATTTATTAGAGCTCTCTTCCTAAGTCGCCGCATGGGGTGACGCAGACTTTGTTCTAAGTGCTTTAAGGTGGCTGTGGTTTAGATCGCTGCGTATCGATGGTTACCGTGGGAAGAGTCAGGCTACAACCGTGTGTGTTAAGTGAGCGTAAAAGTTGGGCAGGGGGCTTGGTTTTCTTCACCGAGTGCAGGGTAGGCGCTCTCCCTGTATCCAAACTGTTTTAGCGGCATAGTCAAAATAACCAGTCGTGTGTCTCACTCTTTTCAAGACTTTGGCTGGTTGTTATGACAAACCCTTGAACCTAAGATATTTGTATCTCTTAAAAAGGGGGAAAGGGCCTTTATGGCCAATCAACCGCTGTGCCATGGGGTATGGATCCTGGGCTATATCCATTCCTTAGCGGCGTTGGCTGCTGGAGGCTTGTGCTTGTTTGGCGTGAATAGTGCTAATTATTTGTGTGTTCAATCTATTCTCTCCTGGCCTATAGCAGGCAAAGAAAACGGTTCGCCCTTATGTCTCCTTTGAAGCGTCTGATATTCCTTTTTGCGGTCATTCTAAAAAAGAACCCCATCACATTTATTTGGGCTTGGAACCTGTTACGCAAGTTTGCTTTTTATAAGCCTGCTCTGCTGCTACCGCATGATAAGAGCTATTTGGGGATCGGGCTTATTCCAGAGCTTGAAGGTGGCTTTTATCTGGATGTTGGCGCCAACAATGGGCTTTCTGCGCTATCGATTTTGGCCATAGATCCCAAGGCCAATGTGCTCTCTATTGAGGCAAACCGTTATCATCAGCGCTCCCTGAATGCCATCCATCAACGTTATCCACGTTGTGATTTTAAAATTGTCGCTGCTGGAACGGAACCAGGCACTTTGACCTTCACCACTCCAGTATTTCTTGGCCAGCCCATTACACTCTATACCTCACTTGATAAAGCGTATCTGCAGCGTGAGATGGGACGGGTCTTTCCTCCCCTGTTCAGACGTATGATGCGTTATGAACAGGATACTGTAGAGGTAATCCCTTTAGACCAGTTAGAGCTAAAGCCAGCTTTTATTAAAGTAGATGCCGAGGGTGTGGATCATCTGGTGCTTCAAGGTTTGAGACAGACGATCGAAAACGCTCAAGCTGTGGTGATGTTTGAGTATGATCCAGACAATTTTGAGCATATTGCCCAGCTGTTTACGCAACTGAACTATCATCTTATACAGTTCGATGCCCAGCAATCATGCTTTACACCGTTTGATATAAGCTCTACGCAGCAAGAGTATGATCAAGGCGAGCTGGCTGTTAATCCCTATGCCGTTCCAAAGGCCATGAAAGAGCGCTTGTTAAACCTCTAATCTACGCGTGTCTGGTGCCATCCATAGCTTTTAGAGCTTTGGCCCGAGAATAACCATATAGCGCCCATTTTTAAGATGGTGGGGGATGATCAATGGTGAGTTTTCTGGGGTAAAACGGCTGCTTATTTCAAAGCTTTCATATTCTACATAACCGTTCATCTGTTTAATGGACTGAATGATATCTTCATGAATGGCGTAGCTTTGGCTAAGTAGCGCAATGGGTTTTCCATCGGTTTTCAGTTCAGTTAAATGGGTGAGCTTATTGGTGAATGCTCTGGTTGCATAAATCCGGTATTGATCAGACAGTTCAGGCATAAAATTGGCGTTAATGGTTAGGTTAAGCTGCAAAACCGTCGCAACATCATGTTTTTCCAAGGTGGGGATCAGTATCTCTGGGTCCAGTTGATCGTTTCCCTGTTGCATCAGGTTTGGGTGGTGAGATAGAGCCGCACCTGCCATCAATACAACCAAGATGGATGCTGTCCATACCGGGTTGAATTGTTCCTTCCAGATCCGTTCAAGCACTCGGCTTACCGCCACAAATCCCGCCACAAAAAGTAGAGCAATAAAGGGTAGAAATACCAAACCATGGCGCGTGGGTGAGATGGGAGCCAGTCTCAGTAGGTGGAGTGAAAATACAGTTAACGCAAACAGCACTGTAAACCATCCAAAATAACGACTCTCTCTATTCTTTGACACCAAAAGCGATACTAAACCGACCCCCACAAGTGGTATGACCAATAGAGGGACTAGAGGATAAAGCAGATCATTGGAGGGGACAAAGGCGGTAAGATCCTGGATAACCTGCCAGGTCATGGTCACTAGAAACTTCAGGGGAATTAAAAAACTCTCTAAAGTGCCGCCATAAGGGGGAAGAGGAAAGAGAAACTCATGGTTTGTCCCGACATTCCACGACATGCCAGCATTGGTCTTAGAGCTTAGAAAAATCAAATAGATCGTTATAAAAAACGGGATGAAGATGAGGGTGAACAGAGCGATGTCTGCAAAAGATTTTTTTAATGGGCGTCGTAATGCGACATGGCTATTCCAAAGCAAGATTAAGCTAAGAGGTGGTAAAAAATAGATCGTTTGATAATTAAATGAAAATAAAATACCAACGAGAAGAGCAAAAGTAGTGACTCTTTTATATGAATAAGCACCTGATCTTAGGAATGAAAATAAAATAAGTATACATGTCGTGGCAACAAACGGGCTTGTAATATGACTGCTTATACCTTTGCTGTAGTTAATAAATAGAAGGGGTAAAGAAAAAAGAGCAGTGGCCATTAAAGCAGGGGATAACCATTTTGCTGCCCCATATAAAAGCCGTACGACCCACAGTAGTAGAACCATTGCGATCATGGAAAAAGCGACAGAAACCAGCCGGGCTTCCTGTTTAACTTCTTGATATGTGTTCGTGGCCGGATCCATAAAAGAGGCCGTTAACACATACATGGAGGGTGCATAGGTTGTATTATAACCCACGGTAAAGCCTGGACGGATAAAATTAAGGCCATGGATCATAGGCTCAGCAAGCCCAATATGATCCAGCTTTTTCAAGGCTTTCATAATGGAAGGGCAGATGGGGTTGCCCACACAAGGTGGTGGGTGCGTACCATCCAGATGTTTCATCTCAAAGGGGGTTTTCTCTACATTTTGGATAATCTGAATGGGTAAACAGTTATCCCAGTCACAGTAAAAGGTTTTAGAGTCTGCCCACCGTAAATACAAGCCTGTACCCAATATAAAAATGAGCAC
The DNA window shown above is from Magnetococcus sp. PR-3 and carries:
- a CDS encoding sugar ABC transporter substrate-binding protein codes for the protein MKNHKKNMLRGVVLSLTLLMFTLVPTLLYAGTIDWHKVRRLQGEAFLEYVSSLDLKGQQAIDFWKKIPLSRANKQVSNLFRKEAFAIYMKKYPRPGLKRVEAFVAGTGQDITGPISGQKLKLPFTSLYPLADGPIGDPNRTYRVAYTIHGLSHPWLLNNADSAQWQADRHPNVALTVLDPEFDNDKQAAQIDALIEQKVDGILVWPMQEAPTGPPVDRASKAGIPTVSVDRLVGSRAVRAQVTGNFPANGAQQGLYLVHRLRQETGKVAGKIVMIRKPHGSTADSMRTGHFLKVISYFPDIQILESHHNSSNRAVSKQQVAAVLEKYPHIDAIFCTGAEQSMGAVAAVDEAKRWHSRTEGRRMIILNNDDLFEALKAVEEDKIAMTAPYTPLLGALGLRVLLKTIIGEPIPKNVTSPDLPMVTHQGENIFGIPTIPVKTWVPYSYGRR
- a CDS encoding FkbM family methyltransferase, with translation MSPLKRLIFLFAVILKKNPITFIWAWNLLRKFAFYKPALLLPHDKSYLGIGLIPELEGGFYLDVGANNGLSALSILAIDPKANVLSIEANRYHQRSLNAIHQRYPRCDFKIVAAGTEPGTLTFTTPVFLGQPITLYTSLDKAYLQREMGRVFPPLFRRMMRYEQDTVEVIPLDQLELKPAFIKVDAEGVDHLVLQGLRQTIENAQAVVMFEYDPDNFEHIAQLFTQLNYHLIQFDAQQSCFTPFDISSTQQEYDQGELAVNPYAVPKAMKERLLNL
- a CDS encoding response regulator, translated to MASSLKIRTRLLLLLCAISLVPLTLVTLFLLDRSQQALSEAAYAQLRTVRDTKIINIQRYFAENRSDISVLSKTSHMSNALDAFSSALTEEGLDQSQYDYYESLDFGDGFKNFMTENGHYDLMLITLEGDIVYSVRKESDLTKNVLAKPLAKTLLGQSFKKGLEQVVTTDFSLYGPSKDQPISFLLAPIINLGQTLGVVVLKTTPERINEIMSDRSGMGKTSESYLVGADYLMRSNSYLDPTNRTMSTSFTNPDKGHVKTYASKQAMLGQTGQNIILDYRHIPVLSAYAPLELEFGRYALMAEIDESEAFAPIYQLQRLMWLVGGGGLLLVLATALIFATLISRPIVLLTQASKEISEGNLEQNIVVKSGDELGILSDNFNRMRLSIRENLHQLHEKKEELDQTNAGLEHKVIQRTQELEKERDQLKEIFNTSPVAVSIITDGTFRFVNKMMRDTFAMEEGDAAAQVFVDIQVWDEILASISQCGIYQDSDVCFHGRDGQIHHMVATFYTIHFQGGNGLLGWAIDITERKRMEDEVRRIAFQSDQALDLAKSGYWYVSFDDPDHYISSERTVALFGDPPRPPNYRYNIQNEWYNNLLAADPDVAAKALKNYQSAILGEVPFYDATFAYKRPLDGRVVWIHALGHVVRDDDGKPTDMYGVTMDVTESKRLELELKGRIDELADARRASLNMMLDLEEERKLAEQLREKADEANQAKSDFLANMSHEIRTPMNAIIGMSHLALRTTLDAKQRNYIEKVHRSAEALLGIINDILDFSKIEAGKLDMEQVPFRLEDVLENLANLVGLKAEEKGLELLFDTDQETPMALEGDPLRLGQILINLGNNAVKFTDRGEIVLSTKVREIEHGEALFHFAVRDTGIGMTPEQQGKLFQSFSQADSSTSRKYGGTGLGLTISKRLSEMMGGEVWVESEQGVGSTFQFTARFVIQANPKPRLIVKEEELTGLRVLVVDDNATAREILSTMAVSFGMEVDVVSNGSQALTETAVMDEKGIPYHIILMDWQMPGMDGVECLKQLQQSVQHAPPAVIMVTAFGREEAMHAAEQKGADVPFVLSKPVTPSSLLDAIGHVLGRGVIRGAGSEHRTVEDSDAERHLRGAHVLLVEDNEVNQELALALLANAGVTAKTAENGALALELLSCGEVFDGVLMDVQMPVMDGYTATQEIRKQSQYDALPVIAMTANVMADDLEKARNAGMNGHIGKPINVREMLSTMAKWITPAHPVESVVRDDSDDVQAPSAFIALAGIDTEAGMERMGGNAVAYGKLLKKFAQNQSDAIEQITEAMAQQDQTLSIRLAHTLKGVAGNIAAQMLYQVAEKLETSLKEGDDIQAGLDLTEVSDQLSVVLTAIASLDAEQATDHVGTSTVDEQVIQSELQRLRDLLEDDDSEATDAVEHLRTLLPEQSLASEPLKMIETAVDGYDFDEALEALDQLTNLLELSS